A part of Onychomys torridus unplaced genomic scaffold, mOncTor1.1, whole genome shotgun sequence genomic DNA contains:
- the LOC118575775 gene encoding LOW QUALITY PROTEIN: vomeronasal type-1 receptor 1 (The sequence of the model RefSeq protein was modified relative to this genomic sequence to represent the inferred CDS: substituted 1 base at 1 genomic stop codon) has protein sequence MDVGKLETGIIFLLQTGVGILGNSSLLCFYNISFFIGHKLRSTDLILNQLAFANSLVLFFKGIPQTIVAIGXKDFLDDVGCKLAFYWCRVGMAVSLNTVCLLNGFQFIKLNPSIWSWMEVKIRSLKFIVFCCFLCWILHLVLNSFIPVLVSSPRGRQNLSLESNYRYCFWEMPDHYNPLYTVLLYYSPDFLGLAFIMWASISMVILLHRHKKQVQYIHNQALYKSRQNHEARATRTILILVSSFFAFYSIYNALTIWTTLTVKTSYWVMNSSVFLSTCFPALSPFVIIISDIRISRLCFGCCLKTKCLSD, from the coding sequence ATGGATGTTGGAAAATTGGAGACGGGAATTATCTTCCTCCTTCAGACTGGAGTTGGGATCCTTGGAAATTCTTCCCTCCTTTGCTTTTACAACATCTCTTTCTTCATTGGACATAAGTTAAGATCCACAGATCTAATTCTCAACCAATTAGCGTTTGCCAACTCCTTGGTCCTTTTCTTCAAAGGAATACCTCAAACAATAGTGGCCATTGGATAGAAAGATTTCCTGGATGATGTCGGATGTAAACTAGCCTTTTACTGGTGCAGAGTGGgcatggctgtgtccttgaacaccgTCTGCCTCCTGAATGGATTCCAGTTCATTAAGCTCAACCCTAGTATTTGGAGTTGGATGGAGGTCAAAATTAGATCTCTAAAGTTCATTGTCTTCTGCTGTTTCTTGTGCTGGATCTTACATCTTGTATTAAATTCATTCATTCCTGTACTAGTGAGTAGTCCACGGGGTAGGCAAAATCTCAGTTTAGAAAGTAATTATAGGTATTGTTTCTGGGAAATGCCAGACCACTATAACCCACTGTATACAGTCCTCCTATATTATTCCCCTGATTTTTTGGGTCTGGCTTTCATAATGTGGGCCAGCATCTCCATGGTCATTTTACTGCACAGACACAAGAAACAGGTGCAATACATTCACAACCAAGCCCTCTACAAGTCTAGACAGAACCATGAAGCCAGAGCCACACGCACCATCCTGATTTTGGTGAGCTCCTTCTTTGCCTTTTATTCAATCTATAACGCTTTGACCATCTGGACAACCTTAACTGTAAAAACCAGCTACTGGGTGATGAATAGCTCTGTGTTTTTGAGTACATGTTTCCCAGCATTAAGCCCCTTTGTGATCATCATTAGTGACATCAGAATCTCTAGGTTGTGCTTTGGCTGTTGCCTGAAGACCAAGTGTCTTTCTGATTAG